The Malus sylvestris chromosome 8, drMalSylv7.2, whole genome shotgun sequence genomic interval CTATGCCCAATCGAACCTGTAGGTACAACTTGCCTATGAAAACCGGCTTCGGCTTGTAAACAAAAAGATACGAACTGTCCAAGAAATTTAGTTTTTCGTTCTGCGACTGTTGGATTCTAACATACCATCACGCTTCCATACTGCATCCTTGTTGGTTCATTCTGTCCACATTAACACTACCTCGATGGTAAATCTTTCCTTCGAAACAGCTTCGCAAAGATTAGAAGAGATTGTCTCTTGCAATCAATGCATAGTCTCAATGACGTCACTTATCCATCAAATATTTGTCACGGGTTTAAATATTACCCAAACTATCCAATAAAAGTTTTTCATGCGACGTCAGTAGTTGCATGAGAGTATCTCTTCAAGACTAGGCCTAGTTACGTGGTATAATCAGGCTTTGATATCAACTGTTATGATATTACTGAGAACTTGTCACGAAAAACCAGTATATACGGATAGAGCACCCCAGGATCTCACAAACCACGCCAAGACATGCTATTTTAATTTCAACATGGGGCAATTGGGTCCTAACATTCTCACACGTGCATGAAAGACTATCAACTGTTGATGCAAGTAGAACCCACCAAAACGCATAAGGATTAAAGGCCGCTTATTCACCAAAAAAAAGGCCGCTCAAGCATGAGTTGGAGCGACTGTCCTAGCACGGCATCCACCAAAACTAGAACACAGATTTCCAACGGAATAAGAATTCTAACAGATCAAAAAGCAAAACCACAAGAGCcataaaaaaaaagcagtaaCAAGCTTCCATGTGCTCTCAAATGTCACCCACGTACATTATCAGCAcccgaaacaaacaaacaaaaaggtttgtctCGGGTCGAGCATCGAATGATTCCATAATTATTGGATAAGCATTGGGGGCAGGTAGAATATTATACAAATACAACTCTACAAGAAAGAGGTGACATCTAACATGGGCAGGTAGGCAAAAGACATCACAATAGAAAGTGATATCCTTTGTTTCTCTATTTTATGCATGTGCACATGATGATAGTAACCTCCAAATACAACCAAGGACACAGATCATTGTTTTCCCTTACTATGCCACTTGCAGTGTCAGCAAATATGTGCCGTGCACGTTGTAAAGATTTTCCCGTCTTTAACGAAAAGGATTTCTGTGCAGGTTGTTTTGTCTTACCAAATTGAAGTCCTCATCCCCAGGCCACTGCACGTCAATATAAGACCTTTGTAGCGGTTTAGATACTCCTGCGGTCAACAAACTATACGTTAGAAGGAAGAAAACCACGGAAGGAAAATGTAGATGCAGGAAAAAGAAACGTATCTTGATGGTACAGACGAGGGAATTCTTACAGTTATATTATAGTCGTAGACGTAAAGCATCCCTTTCTTGTCATATTCTACTCTCTTCACTGGATCACTCAAAACTGTTCAATGAAATCGAAACACCTTCCTTAGATTCAAAAATGAAACCGAAATACAGTCCTCAGTCATGCCTAGAAGAAAATCAGCTAATTAACAGAAGTCTTCTAAGTGCCAGCCACAGAGACACCTTTTGGCTTTTCTAAGCACTCACACTTCATGCATTAGTTAGAATAAAGCAACAACATTCAAATTATTGGGTTACCATTTAAACTGGACTATCAAAATGGATATATGTCTAAAGTTTTCTAAGGCCAATGACATACATAACGCATGCACCTATAGAGTGTTGTTTTGTCGGAAATAATACTCCAAGGCAGCATTTAAGTAGGAGGAACAAATCCAGGGAACTAATCCAGATGACTACTGCCTCAATCATACTTGTTCTGAATTCAGGCTTAGTTAAAGTATGACAGGCACAAATTTTGGGTGCAGAAAGCCAACCTATATGAATCCTCCCAAGTCCCATCTAATCTTTTAGGAAAccaacaaaaaatcgaaataagtagCTAAAATCTGAATATGTCAATACAAATCAGAAGACTTAAGGAAACACATATAGCCTATAATCAAGCAGCATAGTCTATATGTTACCTTTGTGAAGCATGCCTCCCGAAGGTTAGCAAACCTATAGCTAACAGAAAACTTATATCTATAAAGTATTTTGCAGATACCTTTTCGTCATGTTGGGAAACTAAACAGATGAACATTATTGACCATGAGCGACACATCACTTATAAAATGATTCCCATTAACAAAGACGAACAAGTTGGAAAAATCGCTTTTGCAAAAATTTGCTGTCCCTGCCATATTACATCGCAAGCCTTTCCAGGTTTTCCCTCATATTGAGCTTGATGTTTTGCCATTCCGAAGTCATTTCTAATTTTGAAGTAATCTAAGGAGCCAGTAATTTCAATGCCCAATACCAATTTCATACTCCTTCACCTTTCTAAAAACTCTAGCTATACTCATGTATTTGGTCATAAAACAATCATGCATCAAGTCATTATTTTCCCAAAAAAGTGTTCCCTGATACATGTTTTGAACTATATCACTAAAGGGCTCAAAAACTACTTTCATACAGCCTCTGTCGGTTTGGTGAGCCATGGATGATTGATGACACACCAATGTCTTCGACTAAACGgatataagaaattaagaatAGGCCAGTAACAGCTACCTAAATATTCGATTGTTAGGTAGCTGTAGCAATTCAGCAACAAGAGATTCTTATACTCCACAAACCTCTTCGCCAACACAGTCCTTTAAAAATACTAAACCAAGAACACTGCCCACACTTCCTAGCCCAAAAACTATTTAACCCCACATCGCCATATCTAAGAACGAAGTGTCTGATTATCAAAACTAGAGTGCCATTGGGCACACATGGTCCTAAATTACACACAAATTACCCACATCAAATTGGGTGCTCTTAGTAATAGCTCAAATTCTTGCAACAAACCCATTGTTCCTGGAAGTCCGAAAACTCTAAGCAACCAACGCTAGCTCGAAAGTATAAGCAAAATGCATATTGGGCAAGAATGTAAAAAGGAACCTTGATAGGCCTCGTTTATCTCTTGAAACCTAGAGGTGGCACTGTCCTGGTCCTTGTGCTTATCCGGATGCCATTTCTGCACCCACAAATCACAAAGAAGCAAAATTTAAAGCATTTCAGTAAGCAACAAACgaacccaaaaattaaaatattaaaaaaaaactaaaaaatgtgtaaaaaaaatcgaaaattacAAACCAAGGCGAGGCGGATGTAGTTGGAGCGAATAGCATCGTCGTTGGCATCATAATCCACTTCCAATATCTTGTAGTAATCCTAAACACATCAATACCCATGTAATTGAGTAAACGAACAgctaaaaaaatggaaaacaaatGATTAAAAAACCCTATTTGTGCCGGCGAAAGAACAAGACCTTGGGCTTGGAGAGGTCGGAGAAGAAATCGAAATTGAGATGGGAATCCTGGTCggattgttgttgctgttgttgttggTCGGTGTCTGCGAAAATGGTGTCGTCCCACTCGTCCCACATCATGCTGGTGTTGTCGGCGTCTGTGAAATGAGAAATATCACAGAGAAAGCAGAGAGAGATTTGGGTTGGGATTTTGGGAGACGGGAGGAATGGGGGAGAAGAATGGTAGGAATTCTGTGGGGCTGCGATTGCTTTTCCTCTGCctcatccttttctttttttttaattttatatgtgaaaaccaaaaacatacaaaattgtaaaaatatttttttaacaaacgataacGTTAGTGATTAAACAATCGATTAAAATTGAACACACACCATCATCCATGTACGCAATTGTTTTCCTCCAGTATTtgaccaaacacaaaaatgagaaTCGAGTTACAACTACTAGGATCCTTACTTTGACTTCATTCGATCAAAAAACCTTGACCACTATTTTGGGTGTTCATAATATCTAATTGAAAgataaattgattttttttgttgggttgtAAATTTCTAATTTTAGAACCAGGAAAAGCTAAATGTGGATTTTTTGGTACTAATTGAGAAATATCTTTGAagtagtatatatatttttgacaTAGCTATTTTCCTTTGTTTAACCACTTTTCTTGTCAAACTTAGAACCAGAAATATttggaaaatttggaaaaataaccaaattttagatctcatatagaattataaccactattttaattttatgataattataatcaaaactTGATGTAAAAGTATTAATATACTCTTAATACTATGGTTTCTCACAACAACCACAACACAACCCTTAAACTACCTTAAAATGTTGAGGATTACTGCAGATTGAGGCTACTGAATTAGCTTTCTCTTTAATTAGTATGGCAAGCTATGAGAATGTTCTTAAGAAGGTACTAATTCCATGGCtaattattattcttttaattAGGATTTAGTGTTTCACTGACTAAATTGAAGACAAAAAAGTGAAGAAGATTAATTTCTCATTTTAAGATAGTTCAAaggtttgttttggttgttgtgagaaaccctaatattaagggtatattagtacttttacatcaaattttggttataattatcataaaattaaaatagtgactataattctatatggggtctaaaatttggttatttttccaaattttccgaAATATTTGGAGGAAAACACTCATTCCACAAAGatggaaaataaaatatctaattttattttaaattaggCAAAATTTTACTAGAGAGTAACACCAAAATTCCTTATAGTCCTTTAGAATAGGGggtgttatatttttttttatacaaattcaAGGTATGAAATTAAGATTTTTTAGGAGTttataaaaattcaagtgtatcaaattagaaattaattttagatgatttaaaaaaaaatgaaggatttcaagggatttgaaaaaaattggTAGTTTATTATAAGCATCATAAATCTCAACTCTTCCCTTAAGATTTTGAAGGAATTTACTCAAATTTTTACTTAAAATctcaaaaaatcaattaaactccatcaaACTCTATGAATTTATAAAACCACCCTCCTATAAAGTTCTGTAGACCTTGAATAACcccttttgtttttggtgaacAGGATACTGTAATATTCGGGCAAAGATGCCAAAATGATACACAGGAGGCCTACACGGAGGCAAGCAGCCAAATAAGGCGTAACAGACCAAGTAGTGCAAGGAGATACATGATTCCACAACACTGCATCTAATGCTAAAAGCCTCACCCCTCACACTACCAGATGAAGACCTAGGGGAGCAAGGAAGACCATCATTACATAAAATATGCACTAGGGAAGATGGAGGTCTATTGACCCAGATGAATAGGTATGAAGTAGGTGGCATAAAATAGGTATGAAATAGGTATGAAGTAGGTGGTATGAAATAGGTATGACCTAGGTTCGCAACCGTGTTGGCTAATCTTGGAGTCAAAGACCAACGACAGTCTTGGAAAGACTCCCCTTTCTTTTGCTCTTCACTAGAGTAGGAAAAGCTCCCCAACTGCCCTTTGTTGTCGTATCTTTGAGGCAAGAAATTGATTCCGATGAGTCAGATTCAATAATAACCGAATTCCAGCCCATATGGATACCCAACTTGCATTCATGTAGGATTTCTAGTGCCTCCACCATAGCTACACTTGAGGCTTTCACGCAATATTTGCAAGCAGCCAAGAAATTTCCTTTTGAATCCTACGCCACCATACCTGCAAACCCCGAACCTGTACTCGCCACCCAACAAGCATCCACATTAATTTTTATGAACCCCGGGCACAGTGGGATCCATCATGCAGTAGTAGTATCCGTGACAGGAATGCAGGGCAAAAGACGAGAGATTGACAAGTCGAAAGCCTCGGTGAAAACTCCAATCAAGATGGATATTGTCGCAATTACCTATCTTGGGTTTATTGGTTGCTggttgaaaagaaaatttcatcTTGATTTCTAAATTTGCCAGCACGTAAAGGCAACATTGGACACCAAATTTCTCAACACACGCTTTGAACTGTTGGCAGAAACAGAGATGGCAAGAAGCCAATTTGCCCATGTCGTACCTTCCTCTCGATTTATCCTAAGGTTCAAAGCtccaccaaaccaaaccaaaccaattcCACCCACAGACATAGAAGGAAATGGTGCTTAATCGATTCCTCATGAGAATTGCATAGGGGGCATAGAGGTGATAGAGATGATCGTCTTTTAAATAAGTTTTCCATAATAGCAATAGCCGCATGAAGAGATTTCCACACAAAGCACCTGATTTTTGGTGTGGTTTCCAGATTCAACATCGTTTTCCACAGTGAATTTGGGATGGAAGTAAATGTAGAAGACCTCATATTCCTTCGGGGTCGGTTCCTTGCATGGGCCCAATGGGATATGGATTTGACCGAGCATGTCCCATTTTTCTCAAAAGGCCAAAAAAACCTATCCTGGAGCATCGGGCCCCGAATATGAGTCTCTAAGATCGCATCAAACTCTCTATTCGACACAAATGGTTTCAAAATGTTTATGTCCCATTTCTTAGTATCCGGGCATATCAGAGATTCAACCATCGTATTCCGCATGACTTGCACCGTGGCCAAATGAGAAGGCCTACCCAAGGGAATGGACGGGGACCATCTATCAACCGGCACCCAGACCTCTTTACCATTCATAATTTGTCAATGTGATCCCCAAGCAGGATATCTCTTTCGACAAGTAGGTTGGACCAAGCCTAGGAAGCTCTCCCACCCCGTTTTGCATCGAGGAAAGAGCAATTAGGAAAGTAACGAGCTTTAAGCACCAATGCCCATAGGGAGTTCGGTTCCATTATCAATCTCCAACATTGCTTAGCTAGGAGGGCATCATTGAAATCCACAAAATTCCTCAAACCTAAGCCTCCCTCAGTTTTCGATCTACCCAATTTTTCCTTTAATACCTAGTGAATATGATTCTCACCTCATTTTTGCCCCTACCAAAATTTTGAGATCATTGCATCTAACTCATTGCATAGTGACGTGGGGAATTTAAATAGATTCATCGGGTATGCAGGGATAGCTTGTGCCACTGTCTTTATCAGAACTTCACGCCCAACTTGTGATAGAGTGGATTGCTTCCACCCTTGAATTTTTCTCATTAAGATTCCTTTAACATAAGCCAACCTACATTTCTTCGATCGACCCGAGATGGTCGGGACTCCCAAGTACAAACCCGAGTCCCCAACAGTGTTCATGCCAAGAATGCCGGCCAGTTCTTCTGATAAAACCACTGGGAAGTTTCCCTCGAAAAAGACACTTGATTTCAGCTTGTTAACTTGTTGTCCCGATGCCGAACAATAGGCATCAATTAACTGGATTAAGTGTTTGCAATTTTCCTTTTCTGCCTTCAGGAAGATAATGGTGTCAtctgcaaaagaaaaaaagatgtgGGAAATAGTTAAACCGGTTGGGTTCATCTACAACCCCTTAATCCATTTCCGATCACTGGCCTATTGAATAATTAGTGAAAATACTTCACTAACCAAGATGAATAAATATGAGGATAATGGATCCCCCTGATGAAGACCACGTGATGGAGCAAATTTTAAGCCGGGCTATCCATTAAGAAGAATGGCAAAGTTCACCGATGAAATACATCTCTTTATAAGATTTCTCCATCAATTGTCAAAACCCATCTTTTCCATCACCGCCAAAAAGAAATCCCACTCCACCCTATCATAAGCCTTGTGCATATCCAATTTGATTCCCAGCTTGAATTTACATTTTGTCTTTCTCATTTTGAGGAAGTGGAAGATCTCATGCGTGATGTTGATGTTATCTTGTATTTGTCTTCCAGCCACAAATGCATTTTGGGTAGGGGAGATCAAGTCTGATAGAAAAGCTTTGAGACGGTTTGCCATAACCTTCGAGAGGACCTTGTATGAGTAATTACATAAACTAATAGGATGAAACTATGAAACAAATTCAGGATTTTGCACTTTCGGAATCAACACTACGTGAGTAGCATTTATCCAATTACGATTCTGAGTGCCATTCATTAAGTCCACAATTATTTCATTCACATCCATAACTATGGTGTCCCAATAGGAGTGGTGGAATATACCTTGAAAACCATCTGGACCCAGGGCCTTTAAACCCCCCATTTGCATTGCCGCCGTCTTTATCTCTTTAACTGAAATTGGGCTTGTGGGGGCTACGTTCATTTCATCAGTAACCCTTTAGGTGATATAACTTAAGATGGCTCCCTAATCCTGGTGCCCTGTCGAAGTAAACCGATCAATGAAGTGATTGTCGATTATGCGCCTTAcctgacttggattttccaccCAATCCCCACTGCCATTCTTCAACGATACCATTTTGTTCCTCATTCACCTATGCAAAGTAGATTGATGGGAAAACGTAGTATTGGCATCCCCTTCCTTAAGTCATTTAACTCTTGATCTTTGCTATCAAAAACTTTCCTCTGGACTCCACAGCTagtccatttttttttccagagcTTTAATTTTCTGAAAGTTACCTCTCCAATCATTTTGAAGACTCCCCAATTGGTTCATCATCTCCTAGATTTGCCAACCTCGCTACTTGAATTTGTCTCTGCTCCAACTAATGAACCTGGCTCGACATTCATTTATCTTCATATTCCATCGCTCCAAGGTGTTTCCCTCACGAGATTTGCCCATACTCTTTTCACAATCTCTTGttaatctgtttttttttttttcacctagAATGCCTCAAAATGAAAAAGTTTTTTCCCTTTCTTAGCATTCAGTTCAAATTGAACTAAAACTGGGCAATGGTCAGACCCCAAAAAAATGTCGTGGGTGACTGTAGTGTTAGGCCATATCATCTGCCAACACCCATTAACTAACCCCTAATTGAGCCGAGCCTCCACCAACTGCCCATTTTTAGTTCATCTCCAAGTAAATTTGGGACTGTTAAACTCTAAATCCATAACCTCCATCTTGCACATAATCTTCCAGGCACCTCCCGACTTCTCATGGTCCCACAAGAATTCATTAAAATCACCACCACATACTCATGGGATGTTGTCCTGGCCAAATTTCTGAATCATTCCCCTTCAAAAGTCCGCCTTCTTCGTCCGATAAGAGGTTTTATAGACTTTCGTGAATCGAAACACACACTACGAGTCAACATAGTTGCATCTAGCATCAATAAAGTGTTTGGAGTACTCCATAATTTCCACATTCATCGAATCATTCCACCAGAGGCTCAAACCACCAACTCTCCTTATCGGAATGGTATTGAAACCATTAAAGTAATCCATACGCCGCTTAACCCCTTCTATTCTATGATCTCTTATTTTAGTTTCCGAGAGAAAGATCATAGAGGGTCTATGTTTCCTAATTTGCCCATGTATGGCCCGAACTACTGTGTCTGACCTAAGACCACGGTAGTTCCAAAAGAGATGTATCATGGTGATCGTGCGGTCGTTGAAGGCCAGCCACCACCACCTCGAGATAAGTTTCCCGTTTTCTTTGCCAACAATGCATTTTTCTCCCCTGCAAAGATCTCCTCCATGTATTCCACATATCCTAATACTTTATCGGCGCTTCCTGCAGTTCTTCCTCCACGTAGATCGTTTTCTCCATCATCAGACATCTCTCTCTTATGGTCATTTTCCTTAGTTTATCTGCAGCCTTCTATTTTCTCTCATTTATCATTTTGCTCTTTTCATCTGTTTTAGCTTTCTTCTGTGGGGGAGTGCATCATCT includes:
- the LOC126631668 gene encoding uncharacterized protein LOC126631668; this encodes MMWDEWDDTIFADTDQQQQQQQSDQDSHLNFDFFSDLSKPKDYYKILEVDYDANDDAIRSNYIRLALKWHPDKHKDQDSATSRFQEINEAYQVLSDPVKRVEYDKKGMLYVYDYNITEYLNRYKGLILTCSGLGMRTSIW